In Streptantibioticus cattleyicolor NRRL 8057 = DSM 46488, a genomic segment contains:
- a CDS encoding adenine phosphoribosyltransferase, producing the protein MTTADIADAGLRKLLLSRIRDVPDYPQPGVVFKDITPLLADHAAFSALIDALAALCVRHEADKVVGLEARGFILAAPAAAKAGLGFVPVRKAGKLPGATLRQAYELEYGTAEIEVHADAFQPGDRVLVIDDVLATGGTAEASMALIERAGARVAGLAVLMELGFLSGRDRLAPALAGAPLDALVTV; encoded by the coding sequence ATGACCACGGCCGACATAGCCGACGCCGGCCTGCGGAAACTGCTGCTCAGCAGGATCCGTGACGTACCCGACTACCCGCAGCCCGGGGTCGTCTTCAAGGACATCACCCCGCTGCTCGCCGACCACGCCGCCTTCAGCGCGCTGATCGACGCCCTCGCCGCGCTCTGCGTGCGCCACGAGGCCGACAAGGTGGTCGGGCTGGAGGCACGCGGCTTCATCCTCGCCGCGCCGGCCGCGGCCAAGGCCGGGCTCGGCTTCGTCCCGGTACGCAAGGCCGGCAAGCTCCCCGGGGCCACCCTGCGCCAGGCGTACGAGCTGGAGTACGGCACCGCGGAGATCGAGGTGCACGCCGACGCCTTCCAGCCGGGCGACCGGGTGCTCGTCATCGACGACGTCCTCGCCACCGGCGGCACCGCCGAGGCGTCCATGGCGCTGATCGAACGGGCCGGCGCCCGGGTCGCCGGCCTCGCGGTCCTGATGGAGCTGGGGTTCCTGAGCGGCCGTGACCGGCTCGCCCCGGCCCTGGCGGGGGCACCGCTGGACGCCCTGGTCACGGTCTGA
- a CDS encoding RelA/SpoT family protein: protein MRSGPSLTSARSGGSSNRVRARLARLGVQRSTPYNPVLEPLLRIVRSNDPKIDSAGLRQIERAFQVAERWHRGQKRKSGDPYITHPLAVTTILAELGMDPATLMAGLLHDTVEDTEYGLDALRRDFGEQVALLVDGVTKLDKVKFGEAAQAETVRKMVVAMAKDPRVLVIKLADRLHNMRTMRYLKREKQEKKARETLEIYAPLAHRLGMNTIKWELEDLAFAILYPKMYDEIVRLVAERAPKRDEYLAVVTDQVQQDLRAARIKATVTGRPKHYYSVYQKMIVRGRDFAEIYDLVGIRVLVDTVRDCYAALGTIHARWNPVPGRFKDYIAMPKFNMYQSLHTTVIGPGGKPVELQIRTFDMHRRAEYGIAAHWKYKQDAVAGASKVRTDGPKSAKADDAVNDMAWLRQLLDWQKETEDPGEFLESLRFDLSRNEVFVFTPKGDVIALPAGATPVDFAYAVHTEVGHRTIGARVNGRLVPLESTLDNGDLVEVFTSKAPGAGPSRDWLGFVKSPRARNKIRAWFSKERREEAIEQGKEAIARAMRKQNLPIQRVLTGDSLVTLAHEMRYPDISALYAAIGEGHITAQSVVHKLVEALGGEEGATEDIAEVTTPSRGRSKRRANADPGVIVKGERDVWVKLSRCCTPVPGDPVIGFVTRGNGVSVHRADCVNVDSLAQQPERIIEVEWAPTQSSVFLVAIQVEALDRSRLLSDVTRVLSDQHVNILSAAVQTSRDRVATSRFTFEMGDPKHLGHVLKAVRGVEGVYDVYRVTSGRQR from the coding sequence GTGCGCTCGGGCCCCTCGCTGACCTCCGCCCGCTCCGGAGGCTCCTCCAACCGGGTACGCGCCCGGCTGGCCCGCCTCGGGGTGCAGCGCTCCACCCCGTACAACCCGGTGCTGGAGCCGTTGCTGCGCATCGTGCGGAGCAACGACCCGAAGATCGACTCGGCCGGGCTGCGCCAGATCGAGCGCGCCTTCCAGGTGGCCGAGCGCTGGCACCGCGGCCAGAAGCGCAAGAGCGGTGACCCGTACATCACCCATCCGCTCGCCGTCACCACCATCCTGGCCGAGCTGGGCATGGACCCGGCCACCCTGATGGCCGGCCTCCTCCACGACACCGTCGAGGACACCGAGTACGGGCTGGACGCGCTGCGCCGCGACTTCGGCGAGCAGGTCGCCCTGCTGGTGGACGGCGTCACCAAGCTGGACAAGGTCAAGTTCGGCGAGGCCGCGCAGGCCGAGACGGTCCGCAAGATGGTCGTCGCCATGGCCAAGGACCCCCGGGTGCTGGTCATCAAGCTCGCCGACCGCCTGCACAACATGCGCACCATGCGCTACCTGAAGCGGGAGAAGCAGGAGAAGAAGGCCCGCGAGACCCTGGAGATCTACGCCCCGCTGGCCCACCGGCTGGGCATGAACACCATCAAGTGGGAGCTGGAGGACCTCGCCTTCGCGATCCTCTACCCCAAGATGTACGACGAGATCGTCCGGCTGGTCGCCGAGCGCGCCCCCAAGCGCGACGAATACCTCGCCGTCGTCACCGACCAGGTCCAGCAGGACCTGCGCGCCGCCCGCATCAAGGCGACGGTCACCGGCCGCCCCAAGCACTACTACAGCGTCTACCAGAAGATGATCGTGCGGGGCCGGGACTTCGCCGAGATCTACGACCTGGTGGGCATCCGCGTCCTCGTCGACACCGTCCGCGACTGCTACGCGGCGCTGGGCACCATCCACGCGCGGTGGAACCCGGTGCCGGGGCGGTTCAAGGACTACATCGCGATGCCCAAGTTCAACATGTACCAGTCGCTGCACACGACGGTCATCGGGCCCGGAGGCAAGCCGGTCGAGCTGCAGATCCGCACCTTCGACATGCACCGCCGGGCCGAGTACGGCATCGCCGCGCACTGGAAGTACAAGCAGGACGCGGTGGCCGGCGCCTCCAAGGTGCGCACCGACGGACCGAAGTCCGCCAAGGCCGACGACGCCGTCAACGACATGGCCTGGCTGCGGCAACTGCTGGACTGGCAGAAGGAGACCGAGGACCCGGGCGAGTTCCTGGAGTCGCTGCGCTTCGACCTCTCCCGCAACGAGGTCTTCGTCTTCACCCCCAAGGGCGATGTCATAGCGCTGCCGGCCGGGGCCACCCCGGTCGACTTCGCCTACGCGGTCCACACCGAGGTGGGCCACCGCACCATCGGGGCCCGGGTCAACGGCCGGCTGGTGCCGCTGGAGTCCACGCTGGACAACGGCGACCTGGTGGAGGTCTTCACCTCCAAGGCCCCCGGCGCCGGCCCCTCCCGCGACTGGCTGGGGTTCGTCAAGTCCCCCCGGGCCCGCAACAAGATCCGCGCCTGGTTCTCCAAGGAGCGCCGCGAGGAGGCCATCGAGCAGGGCAAGGAAGCCATCGCCCGCGCGATGCGCAAGCAGAACCTGCCGATCCAGCGGGTGCTCACCGGCGACTCGCTGGTCACCCTGGCGCACGAGATGCGCTACCCGGACATCTCCGCGCTCTACGCCGCCATCGGCGAGGGCCACATCACCGCGCAGTCGGTGGTGCACAAGCTGGTCGAGGCGCTCGGCGGTGAGGAGGGGGCCACCGAGGACATCGCCGAGGTCACCACGCCGTCGCGGGGCCGCAGCAAGCGCCGCGCCAACGCCGACCCGGGCGTGATCGTCAAGGGCGAACGGGACGTGTGGGTCAAGCTGTCCCGGTGCTGCACCCCGGTGCCCGGCGACCCCGTCATCGGCTTCGTCACCCGCGGCAACGGCGTCTCGGTGCACCGCGCCGACTGCGTCAACGTCGACTCGCTGGCCCAGCAGCCCGAGCGGATCATCGAGGTGGAGTGGGCGCCCACCCAGTCCTCGGTCTTCCTGGTCGCCATCCAGGTCGAGGCGCTGGACCGCTCCCGGCTGCTCTCCGACGTCACCCGGGTCCTGTCCGACCAGCACGTCAACATCCTGTCGGCGGCCGTGCAGACCTCCCGGGACCGGGTGGCCACCTCGCGGTTCACCTTCGAGATGGGCGACCCCAAGCACCTGGGCCACGTGCTGAAGGCGGTACGGGGCGTGGAGGGCGTCTACGACGTCTACCGGGTGACCTCCGGCCGCCAGCGCTGA
- a CDS encoding DUF349 domain-containing protein codes for MSSDPWGRVDETGTVYVRTADGEREVGSWQAGSPDEALAYFKRKYEGLVVEIGLLERRVRTTDLSAKDAQTAIEHLRASVVDAHAVGDLEALARRLDALSAEVEARREERKVAKAKAADEARKAKEDLVAEAEQLSVSEQWRSAGERLRALVDTWKSLPRLDRKTDDELWHRFSHARSVFSKRRKAHFASLDAQREEARKVKERLVAEAEEISGSTDWGATAARYRELMADWKAAGRAQREAEEELWNRFRGAQDVFFAARSEAFAERDSEQRENLTRKEELAAEAEKLLPVTDLKAARAAFRSVNERWEAIGHVPRDARPRIEARMHAVERAIQEAEEAEWRRTNPEARARAEGLTGQLQAAVDKLRGQIEAARAAGNTAKADKLAKELEGRQALLDQALKGLQEFGG; via the coding sequence GTGAGCAGCGACCCATGGGGACGCGTCGACGAGACGGGGACCGTGTACGTGCGGACGGCCGACGGTGAACGGGAGGTCGGCTCGTGGCAGGCAGGCTCTCCCGATGAGGCGCTGGCCTACTTCAAGCGCAAGTACGAAGGGCTCGTGGTCGAGATCGGCCTCCTCGAACGCCGGGTACGCACCACCGACCTGTCGGCCAAGGACGCGCAGACCGCCATCGAGCACCTGCGCGCCTCCGTGGTGGACGCGCACGCGGTGGGCGACCTCGAAGCACTGGCCCGCCGCCTCGACGCGCTCTCCGCGGAGGTCGAGGCGCGCCGCGAGGAGCGCAAGGTGGCCAAGGCCAAGGCCGCCGACGAGGCCAGGAAGGCCAAGGAGGACCTGGTCGCCGAGGCCGAGCAGCTCTCGGTGAGCGAGCAGTGGCGGTCGGCCGGGGAGCGGCTGCGGGCCCTGGTGGACACCTGGAAGTCGCTGCCGCGGCTGGACCGCAAGACCGACGACGAGCTGTGGCACCGCTTCAGCCACGCCCGGTCGGTCTTCTCCAAGCGGCGCAAGGCGCACTTCGCCTCGCTGGACGCCCAGCGCGAGGAGGCCCGGAAGGTCAAGGAACGGCTGGTGGCCGAGGCGGAGGAGATCTCCGGCTCCACCGACTGGGGGGCCACCGCGGCCCGCTACCGCGAGCTGATGGCCGACTGGAAGGCGGCCGGCCGGGCCCAGCGGGAGGCCGAGGAGGAGCTGTGGAACCGCTTCCGCGGCGCCCAGGACGTCTTCTTCGCGGCCCGTTCCGAGGCGTTCGCCGAGCGCGACTCCGAGCAGCGGGAGAACCTCACCCGCAAGGAGGAGCTGGCCGCGGAGGCCGAGAAGCTGCTGCCGGTGACCGATCTGAAGGCGGCCCGGGCTGCGTTCCGTTCGGTCAACGAGCGGTGGGAGGCCATCGGCCACGTGCCCAGGGACGCCCGGCCGCGGATCGAGGCGCGCATGCACGCGGTGGAGCGGGCGATCCAGGAGGCCGAGGAGGCCGAGTGGCGGCGCACCAACCCCGAGGCGCGGGCCCGGGCCGAGGGGCTGACCGGTCAGCTCCAGGCCGCCGTGGACAAGCTCCGCGGGCAGATCGAGGCGGCGCGGGCGGCCGGCAACACCGCCAAGGCCGACAAGCTCGCCAAGGAGCTGGAAGGCCGGCAGGCCCTGCTCGACCAGGCGCTCAAGGGGCTCCAGGAGTTCGGCGGCTGA
- a CDS encoding peptidylprolyl isomerase has product MASKDQRRRQLAREKYQRQQERRAAQRAKARRRNTVIGVVVAVAVAAGAAAWASTGLGGDGHKTDAAAPSGSATTPGADHKGADPCGKPAPGSPGTKQWKSEPAMTIDKGASYTMDLRTTCGDIALKLDAAAAPHTVNSFNFLAAQGFFDHTRCHRLTTSAPLYVLQCGDPKGTGQGGPGYTIPDENLKAPAISKGTYPAGTVAMANTGQPHSGGSQFFLVYKDSRLPASYTPFGTVSPEGMKVLQKIAAAGESTGSGDGAPNATVVVDKATVTRS; this is encoded by the coding sequence GTGGCAAGCAAGGATCAGCGGCGGCGGCAGCTCGCCCGCGAGAAGTACCAGCGGCAGCAGGAGCGCCGGGCGGCGCAGCGGGCCAAGGCCAGGCGGCGCAACACGGTGATCGGCGTGGTGGTCGCGGTGGCGGTGGCCGCCGGCGCCGCGGCCTGGGCCTCCACCGGGCTCGGCGGCGACGGGCACAAGACCGACGCGGCGGCCCCCTCCGGCTCCGCCACCACACCGGGCGCCGACCACAAGGGCGCCGACCCCTGCGGCAAGCCGGCCCCGGGCTCGCCGGGCACCAAGCAGTGGAAGAGCGAGCCGGCGATGACCATCGACAAGGGCGCCTCCTACACCATGGATCTCCGCACCACCTGCGGTGACATCGCCCTCAAGCTGGACGCCGCCGCCGCGCCGCACACCGTCAACTCCTTCAACTTCCTCGCCGCGCAAGGCTTCTTCGACCACACCAGGTGCCACCGGCTGACCACCAGCGCCCCGCTGTACGTGCTCCAGTGCGGCGACCCCAAGGGCACCGGCCAGGGCGGCCCCGGCTACACCATCCCGGACGAGAACCTGAAGGCGCCCGCGATCTCCAAGGGCACCTATCCGGCGGGCACCGTGGCGATGGCCAACACCGGCCAACCGCACTCCGGCGGCAGCCAGTTCTTCCTGGTCTACAAGGACAGCCGGCTGCCGGCCTCCTACACCCCGTTCGGCACGGTGAGCCCGGAGGGGATGAAGGTGCTGCAGAAGATCGCCGCCGCCGGGGAGTCCACCGGAAGCGGCGACGGCGCGCCCAACGCCACCGTGGTCGTCGACAAGGCGACGGTCACCCGGTCGTAG
- a CDS encoding MBL fold metallo-hydrolase gives MLIAGFPAGAWGTNCYLVAPAAGEECVIIDPGHEAARGVEETIAKHRLKPVAVIATHGHLDHVASVVPVCGAHDVPAWIHPADRHMLNDPEKGLGRAIGQQLLGELTIGEPDDVRELSDGAVLRLAGLELTVAHAPGHTKGSVTFRLPETADVPSVFFSGDLLFAGSIGRTDLPGGSHAEILESLARVCLPLDDSTVVLAGHGPQTTIGRERATNPFLSEVARGQGAGTTAPRRGL, from the coding sequence GTGCTCATTGCCGGGTTCCCTGCCGGGGCCTGGGGGACCAACTGTTATCTGGTCGCCCCCGCCGCCGGTGAGGAGTGCGTCATCATCGACCCGGGCCACGAGGCGGCCCGCGGCGTCGAGGAGACCATCGCCAAGCACCGGCTCAAGCCGGTCGCCGTCATCGCGACCCACGGCCATCTGGACCATGTCGCCTCCGTCGTCCCGGTGTGCGGCGCCCACGACGTCCCCGCCTGGATCCACCCCGCGGACCGCCACATGCTCAACGACCCGGAGAAGGGGCTCGGCCGCGCCATCGGGCAGCAGCTGCTGGGCGAGCTGACCATCGGGGAGCCGGACGACGTACGGGAGCTGTCGGACGGCGCGGTGCTGCGGCTGGCCGGGCTGGAGCTGACCGTGGCGCACGCGCCGGGCCATACCAAGGGGTCGGTGACCTTCCGGTTGCCGGAGACCGCCGACGTCCCGTCGGTGTTCTTCTCCGGGGACCTGCTGTTCGCCGGCTCCATCGGACGCACCGACCTGCCCGGCGGCTCCCACGCCGAGATCCTCGAATCGCTGGCCCGCGTGTGCCTGCCGCTCGACGACTCGACCGTGGTGCTCGCCGGCCACGGCCCCCAGACCACCATCGGCCGCGAACGCGCCACCAACCCCTTCCTGAGCGAGGTGGCCCGCGGCCAGGGAGCCGGCACCACGGCTCCCCGACGAGGATTGTGA
- the hisS gene encoding histidine--tRNA ligase encodes MNTFSAPKGTYDLIPPASSAFLAVREAIAAPLKRAGYGYVETPGFEHVELFSRGVGESTDIVTKEMYTLTTKGGDQLALRPEGTASVLRAALQANLHKAGNLPVKLWYSGSYYRYERPQAGRYRHFSQVGAEALGAEDPALDAELIILAVDAYRSLGLRNFRLLLNSLGDKECRPVYRAALQDFLRGLDLDEDTRRRIEINPLRVLDDKREAVQRQLVGAPMMRDHLCEGCKAYHEQVRELLTEAGVAFEDDPKLVRGLDYYTRTTFEFVHDGLGSQSAVGGGGRYDGLSEMIGGPALPSVGWALGVDRTVLALQAEGVELELPAATEVFAVPVGEQARRALFGVVTELRRAGVAADFAYGGKGLKNAMKSANRSGARYAIVAGERDLAEGVVQLKDLGSGEQSPVAVDAVAAAVRERLG; translated from the coding sequence TTGAACACCTTCTCCGCCCCCAAGGGCACGTACGACCTGATCCCGCCGGCCTCCTCGGCGTTCCTCGCGGTACGTGAGGCGATCGCCGCGCCGCTGAAGCGGGCCGGCTACGGCTACGTCGAGACCCCCGGCTTCGAGCACGTCGAACTCTTCTCCCGCGGCGTCGGCGAGTCCACCGACATCGTGACCAAGGAGATGTACACCCTCACCACCAAGGGCGGCGACCAGCTCGCGCTGCGCCCGGAGGGCACCGCCTCGGTGCTGCGCGCCGCGCTCCAGGCCAACCTGCACAAGGCCGGCAACCTGCCGGTCAAGCTGTGGTACTCGGGCTCGTACTACCGCTACGAGCGTCCGCAGGCCGGCCGTTACCGGCACTTCTCGCAGGTCGGCGCGGAGGCGCTGGGCGCCGAGGACCCGGCGCTGGACGCCGAGTTGATCATCCTGGCCGTCGACGCCTACCGCTCGCTGGGGCTGCGGAACTTCCGGCTGCTGCTCAACTCGCTCGGCGACAAGGAATGCCGCCCGGTCTACCGCGCCGCCCTCCAGGACTTCCTGCGCGGTCTCGACCTCGACGAGGACACCCGGCGCCGGATCGAGATCAACCCGCTGCGGGTGCTGGACGACAAGCGCGAGGCGGTGCAGCGCCAGCTGGTGGGCGCCCCGATGATGCGCGACCACCTGTGCGAGGGGTGCAAGGCCTACCACGAGCAGGTGCGCGAGCTGCTGACCGAGGCCGGCGTCGCCTTCGAGGACGACCCCAAGCTGGTGCGCGGCCTGGACTACTACACCCGCACCACCTTCGAGTTCGTCCACGACGGCCTCGGCTCGCAGTCCGCGGTGGGCGGCGGCGGGCGCTACGACGGCCTCTCCGAGATGATCGGCGGCCCGGCGCTGCCGTCGGTGGGCTGGGCGCTGGGCGTCGACCGCACGGTGCTGGCGCTCCAGGCCGAAGGGGTGGAGCTGGAACTCCCGGCGGCCACCGAGGTGTTCGCGGTGCCCGTGGGCGAGCAGGCCCGGCGCGCCCTGTTCGGCGTGGTCACCGAGTTGCGCCGGGCCGGGGTCGCCGCCGACTTCGCCTACGGCGGCAAGGGCCTGAAGAACGCCATGAAGTCGGCCAACCGCTCCGGCGCCCGCTACGCGATCGTGGCCGGCGAACGCGACCTGGCCGAGGGCGTCGTCCAGCTCAAGGACCTCGGCAGCGGCGAGCAGTCGCCGGTCGCGGTGGACGCGGTGGCCGCCGCGGTGCGCGAGCGCCTGGGGTAA
- a CDS encoding vitamin K epoxide reductase family protein, with translation MTTSALDQTRSGERTEPGGFFGAGRAFGVLLVICGALGLLASWVITIDEFELLKNPNFVPSCSINPILSCGNIMKSAQAKVFGFPNPMIGLVAYPVVICVGMAALAGARFRRWFWLGLQTGSLLGVVFVTWLQYESLYTIGNLCLWCMLAWVVTIATFWYTAVHNVKHGIIPAPAKLRQVVLEFHWAVPVLWYGVIAMLILTRWWSYWSTHVL, from the coding sequence ATGACGACATCGGCGCTTGACCAGACGCGCAGCGGGGAGCGGACGGAGCCGGGCGGCTTCTTCGGGGCGGGCCGTGCCTTCGGCGTGCTCCTGGTGATCTGCGGAGCGCTGGGTCTGCTCGCCTCCTGGGTGATCACCATCGACGAGTTCGAGCTGCTGAAGAACCCGAACTTCGTGCCGTCGTGCAGCATCAACCCGATCCTGTCCTGCGGCAACATCATGAAGAGCGCGCAGGCCAAGGTCTTCGGCTTCCCCAACCCGATGATCGGGCTGGTCGCCTACCCGGTGGTGATCTGCGTCGGCATGGCGGCGCTGGCCGGCGCCCGGTTCCGCCGCTGGTTCTGGCTGGGCCTGCAGACCGGGAGCCTGCTCGGCGTCGTCTTCGTCACCTGGCTCCAGTACGAGTCGCTGTACACCATCGGCAACCTGTGCCTGTGGTGCATGCTCGCCTGGGTGGTGACCATCGCCACCTTCTGGTACACCGCCGTGCACAACGTCAAGCACGGCATCATCCCGGCGCCGGCGAAGCTGCGGCAGGTGGTGCTGGAGTTCCACTGGGCGGTCCCGGTGCTGTGGTACGGGGTGATCGCCATGCTGATCCTGACCCGCTGGTGGTCGTACTGGAGCACCCACGTGCTGTGA
- a CDS encoding replication-associated recombination protein A, whose amino-acid sequence MEEPDLFTAAAEERREKDPGASPLAVRMRPRTLDEVVGQQHLLRPGSPLRRLVGEGGGGPAGPASVILWGPPGTGKTTLAYVVSRATRRRFVELSAITAGVKEVRTVIESAKRESGAYGRETLLFLDEIHRFSKAQQDSLLPAVENRWVTLIAATTENPYFSVISPLLSRSLLLTLETLTDDDLRGLLHRAVADPRGLAGTVSLPEDAEAHLLRIAGGDARRALTALEAGAGSAIAKGEPEITLETLEAAVDRAAVTYDRSGDQHYDVASALIKSIRGSDVDAALHYLARMIEAGEDPRFIARRLMISASEDIGMADPTALQTAVAAAQAVALIGFPEARITLSQAVIALALAPKSNAAYLAIDAALADVRKGLAGPVPPHLRDSHYQGAGDLGHGHGYRYPHDLPGAIAAQQYAPDAVHGKRYYEPTRYGAEARYADVLDRVRERLSGE is encoded by the coding sequence GTGGAGGAGCCCGATCTGTTCACCGCCGCCGCCGAGGAACGCCGGGAGAAGGACCCCGGTGCCAGTCCGCTCGCCGTGCGGATGCGCCCGCGCACCCTGGACGAGGTGGTGGGCCAGCAGCATCTGCTGCGTCCCGGGTCACCGCTGCGCCGACTGGTCGGGGAGGGCGGCGGCGGTCCGGCCGGTCCCGCCTCGGTGATCCTGTGGGGGCCGCCCGGCACCGGCAAGACGACGCTGGCCTACGTGGTCAGCCGGGCCACCCGGCGGCGTTTCGTGGAGTTGTCGGCGATCACCGCGGGCGTCAAGGAGGTCCGCACCGTCATCGAGAGCGCCAAGCGCGAATCGGGCGCCTACGGACGCGAGACGCTGCTCTTCCTCGACGAGATCCACCGCTTCAGCAAGGCCCAGCAGGACTCGCTGCTGCCCGCGGTGGAGAACCGCTGGGTCACCCTGATCGCCGCCACCACCGAGAACCCCTACTTCTCGGTGATCTCCCCGCTGCTCTCCCGGTCTCTGCTGCTCACCCTCGAAACCCTCACCGACGACGACCTGCGCGGGCTGCTGCACCGGGCGGTGGCCGACCCCAGGGGGCTGGCCGGCACCGTCTCGCTGCCCGAGGACGCCGAGGCCCATCTGCTGCGGATCGCCGGCGGTGACGCCCGCCGGGCGCTCACCGCGCTGGAGGCCGGGGCCGGCTCGGCGATCGCCAAGGGCGAGCCGGAGATCACCCTGGAGACGCTGGAGGCCGCGGTCGACCGGGCGGCGGTGACGTACGACCGCTCCGGCGACCAGCACTACGACGTGGCCAGCGCGCTGATCAAGTCGATCCGCGGCTCCGACGTGGACGCGGCGCTGCACTACCTGGCCCGCATGATCGAGGCCGGTGAGGACCCGCGTTTCATCGCCCGCCGGCTGATGATCTCGGCCAGCGAAGACATCGGGATGGCCGACCCCACGGCGTTGCAGACCGCGGTGGCCGCGGCCCAGGCGGTCGCCCTGATCGGCTTCCCGGAGGCCCGGATAACCCTGTCCCAGGCGGTGATCGCGCTCGCCCTGGCGCCCAAGTCCAACGCCGCCTACCTGGCGATCGACGCGGCCCTGGCCGACGTGCGCAAGGGGCTGGCCGGCCCCGTGCCGCCCCATCTGCGGGACAGCCACTACCAGGGGGCCGGCGACCTCGGCCACGGCCACGGCTACCGCTACCCGCACGACCTGCCCGGGGCGATCGCGGCCCAGCAGTACGCCCCGGACGCGGTGCACGGCAAGCGCTACTACGAGCCCACCCGTTACGGCGCCGAGGCGCGTTACGCCGATGTGCTCGACCGCGTCCGGGAGCGGCTGTCGGGGGAGTGA
- a CDS encoding YciI family protein, with product MFILEVTYTAPAERVDALLPDHVAWLDEHYAAGAFLASGRKNPRDGGVILATAPDRAAVEALIADDPFVTGGVGTYRITEFYATKTAPALDGYREQLPG from the coding sequence ATGTTCATCCTCGAAGTCACCTACACCGCGCCGGCCGAACGCGTCGACGCCCTCCTGCCGGACCACGTCGCCTGGCTCGACGAGCACTACGCGGCCGGCGCCTTCCTCGCCTCCGGGCGCAAGAACCCCCGGGACGGCGGCGTCATCCTCGCGACGGCCCCGGACCGGGCGGCCGTCGAGGCGCTCATCGCCGACGACCCCTTCGTCACCGGAGGCGTCGGCACCTACCGGATCACCGAGTTCTACGCGACCAAGACGGCCCCGGCGCTCGACGGGTACCGCGAGCAACTGCCCGGCTGA
- the rpsD gene encoding 30S ribosomal protein S4, whose product MNQSRPKVKKSRALGIALTPKAVKYFEARPYPPGEHGRGRKQNSDYKVRLLEKQRLRAQYDISETQMRRAYDRARKVEGKTGDALIIELERRLDALVLRAGLARTIYQARQMVVHGHIEVNGRKVDRPSFRVRPDDVVMVRERSRAKTPFQIAREGGWAGEGEAPKYLQVNLQALAFRLDREPNRREIPVICDEQLVVEYYAR is encoded by the coding sequence GTGAACCAGTCGCGTCCCAAGGTCAAGAAGTCCCGTGCGCTCGGGATCGCGCTGACGCCCAAGGCGGTCAAGTACTTCGAGGCGCGGCCGTACCCGCCCGGGGAGCACGGCCGGGGCCGCAAGCAGAACAGCGACTACAAGGTCCGCCTGCTGGAGAAGCAGCGGCTGCGCGCCCAGTACGACATCAGCGAGACCCAGATGCGGCGCGCCTACGACCGGGCCCGCAAGGTCGAGGGCAAGACCGGTGACGCCCTCATCATCGAGCTGGAGCGCCGGCTGGACGCCCTGGTGCTCCGGGCCGGCCTCGCCCGCACCATCTACCAGGCCCGCCAGATGGTCGTCCACGGCCACATCGAGGTCAACGGCCGCAAGGTCGACCGCCCGTCCTTCCGGGTCCGCCCGGACGACGTGGTGATGGTCCGCGAGCGCTCCCGCGCCAAGACGCCGTTCCAGATAGCGCGTGAGGGCGGCTGGGCCGGCGAGGGCGAGGCGCCCAAGTACCTCCAGGTCAACCTCCAGGCGCTCGCCTTCCGGCTGGACCGGGAGCCCAACCGCCGGGAGATCCCGGTGATCTGCGACGAGCAGCTGGTCGTCGAGTACTACGCCCGCTGA
- a CDS encoding DUF948 domain-containing protein translates to MSGAEVAGLIVAVFWAILVSFLAVALVRLAQTLKKAGRLVTEVTEQAVPLLGEATAAVRSAHVQLDRVDTITADVQEVTANASALSTTVASTLGGPLVKVAAFGYGVRQAVGRQNETGRGTGRGAGRTVIIGKTPPAAGPAPTRRGLLRRTRGKG, encoded by the coding sequence GTGTCCGGTGCAGAGGTGGCCGGCCTCATCGTGGCCGTCTTCTGGGCGATCCTGGTCTCCTTCCTGGCCGTCGCCCTGGTCCGGCTCGCGCAGACGCTCAAGAAGGCGGGCCGGCTCGTCACCGAGGTCACCGAGCAGGCGGTCCCGTTGCTCGGCGAGGCGACCGCGGCGGTGCGCTCCGCCCACGTCCAGCTCGACCGGGTCGACACCATCACCGCGGACGTCCAGGAGGTCACCGCCAACGCCTCGGCGCTGAGCACCACCGTGGCCTCCACCCTCGGCGGCCCCCTGGTGAAGGTCGCCGCCTTCGGCTACGGGGTGCGCCAGGCCGTCGGCCGGCAGAACGAGACGGGCCGCGGCACCGGCCGGGGAGCAGGCCGTACGGTGATCATCGGCAAGACGCCGCCGGCCGCCGGCCCCGCGCCCACCCGCCGGGGACTGCTGCGCCGCACCCGAGGAAAGGGCTGA
- a CDS encoding DUF6167 family protein produces MFRRLFWFVAGIAAGTWATTKVNRAARRLAPDSLAATAADRAVRLGGRARQFALDVRAGMTEREQELHHALGLDGTPAELPGQRPEIAHRDRAATDHAYHRHVHKQKEGH; encoded by the coding sequence ATGTTCCGCCGCCTGTTCTGGTTCGTCGCCGGAATCGCCGCGGGCACCTGGGCGACCACCAAGGTCAACCGGGCCGCACGCCGCCTGGCCCCCGACAGCCTCGCCGCGACCGCCGCCGACCGGGCGGTCCGACTCGGCGGCCGAGCGCGGCAGTTCGCGCTCGACGTGCGGGCCGGGATGACCGAGCGCGAACAGGAACTCCACCACGCGCTGGGCCTGGACGGCACGCCCGCCGAACTCCCCGGGCAGCGCCCGGAGATCGCCCACCGGGACCGGGCCGCGACCGACCACGCGTACCACCGACACGTGCACAAGCAGAAAGAGGGCCACTGA